A genome region from Polyangia bacterium includes the following:
- a CDS encoding CarD family transcriptional regulator codes for MGRTARFLEVREGGQDVSAEFSIGDKAVYPSQGVAEIVGIEKKEIFGKIQSFYVLRAMDNGLRILVPTDKAEQVGLRPIAGQDEIKEVMQILRDKEIHIDRQTWNRRYRGFMEKIKSGSLFEVAEVFRDLYRLKGLKPLSFGERRMLDTARGLIVQELSVARASDSRKVEQELDRLFN; via the coding sequence ATGGGGCGGACTGCGCGATTTTTGGAAGTGCGTGAAGGAGGACAGGACGTGTCAGCCGAATTCTCAATCGGAGACAAAGCAGTCTACCCATCCCAAGGTGTGGCCGAGATCGTCGGGATCGAGAAGAAAGAGATCTTCGGAAAGATCCAAAGCTTCTACGTCCTGCGAGCAATGGACAACGGCTTGCGCATCTTGGTCCCCACCGACAAAGCCGAGCAGGTCGGTCTGCGACCGATCGCCGGTCAGGATGAGATCAAAGAGGTGATGCAGATCCTCCGCGACAAGGAGATCCACATCGACCGTCAGACCTGGAACCGGCGCTATCGCGGGTTCATGGAGAAGATCAAGTCCGGCTCGCTGTTCGAGGTGGCCGAGGTCTTCCGCGATCTTTATCGACTGAAGGGCCTCAAGCCGTTGTCATTCGGCGAGCGGCGCATGCTGGACACCGCCCGGGGCCTTATCGTGCAAGAGCTATCGGTGGCGCGCGCCTCCGATTCGCGCAAGGTCGAGCAAGAGCTCGATCGTTTGTTCAACTAG
- a CDS encoding cytochrome c3 family protein — MAIVVLAAAVGGFAAWASGPVQKPSMVIYPPAEIPIAFDHAQHARLGVTCASCHQLATSSTSASDDLLPPEAACRDCHKIDRTRPAKEVPKGQPAARCIACHVGWSGADPLSEPPRPLLPTANLKFNHKLHLARGMGCELCHANTTMTATGAASDPPMMALCLGCHDGKQASARCAACHLTLPDGRLKTVFPVNASAGVDGPGVRKLAPSGSLRGFDAHTMGFRNNHKEAGRDEGYCLTCHRRTECVDCHGGVVRPFDIHPSDYVTLHAVDARRNTPDCSSCHRNQSFCLGCHQRSGVASDPSGGVPGRQPANPFGTGTQVKRFHPPNWVRDSSGTIIARPSAASHSLAAKRNISACVSCHREETCLECHSNDPTGGAHFDPHGPAFAGSLRCRSLASRNQRACLKCHALGDPQLTCNR; from the coding sequence GTGGCGATCGTCGTGCTGGCCGCGGCGGTCGGTGGTTTTGCGGCGTGGGCCAGTGGGCCGGTGCAAAAGCCGTCGATGGTCATCTACCCGCCGGCTGAGATCCCCATCGCCTTCGATCACGCGCAGCACGCACGCCTGGGCGTGACCTGCGCGAGTTGCCATCAGCTGGCGACCTCGTCGACGTCGGCCAGTGACGATCTGCTGCCACCCGAGGCGGCGTGCCGCGACTGCCACAAGATCGATCGCACGCGGCCGGCCAAGGAGGTGCCGAAGGGGCAGCCCGCGGCGCGCTGCATCGCCTGCCACGTCGGCTGGTCGGGCGCCGACCCGCTGAGCGAGCCGCCGCGTCCGTTGCTGCCGACGGCGAATCTGAAATTCAACCACAAGCTGCATTTGGCGCGCGGCATGGGCTGCGAGCTTTGCCACGCGAACACAACGATGACCGCGACCGGCGCGGCGTCAGATCCACCGATGATGGCGCTGTGCCTGGGTTGTCACGACGGCAAGCAAGCCAGCGCGCGCTGCGCCGCCTGTCACCTGACCTTGCCGGACGGGCGGCTGAAGACGGTCTTTCCGGTTAACGCCAGCGCCGGCGTCGACGGTCCGGGCGTGCGCAAGCTGGCCCCGTCGGGCAGCCTGCGCGGGTTCGACGCCCACACCATGGGTTTTCGCAACAACCACAAAGAAGCCGGCCGCGACGAAGGGTACTGTTTGACCTGCCACCGCCGCACCGAATGCGTCGACTGCCACGGCGGGGTGGTGCGTCCGTTCGACATTCACCCGTCGGACTACGTCACGTTGCACGCGGTGGACGCGCGACGGAACACCCCCGACTGTTCGTCGTGCCACCGCAATCAAAGCTTCTGCCTGGGTTGCCACCAGCGCAGCGGCGTGGCCTCCGATCCGTCGGGCGGTGTGCCCGGGCGGCAGCCGGCGAATCCGTTCGGCACCGGCACGCAGGTGAAGCGGTTTCACCCGCCGAACTGGGTCCGCGATTCATCGGGCACCATCATCGCCAGGCCCAGCGCCGCCAGCCACAGCCTGGCGGCCAAACGAAACATCAGCGCCTGCGTCTCCTGCCACCGCGAGGAGACCTGCCTTGAATGCCATTCGAACGATCCGACCGGTGGCGCCCATTTCGACCCGCACGGCCCCGCCTTCGCCGGCTCTCTGCGCTGCCGCTCCCTGGCCAGCCGCAACCAGCGCGCCTGCCTCAAATGCCACGCCCTTGGCGATCCACAGCTGACCTGCAACCGTTGA
- a CDS encoding DUF882 domain-containing protein: MLWVVAVFALSQQPPTVMGGADESTPDAPDSDDGVFDVVTARAEHFVPGEPRVLSKKEEWLREKTLRPDFHTSDADLTRHAVVANRHSARKGRGAAAEAPEGRPGDRVEPVTTLYNVWTHEALPILPGDSTESRFHNFLRDHYTNQATHMDERLLNVLARVAGKFSAKRIEVVSGYRSPKYNLMLRKKGHQVARHSQHMEGNAVDFRIRGVATKNVLHYVRSLHAGGVGFYPHSQFVHTDTGRIRYWHGS, from the coding sequence GTGCTCTGGGTGGTCGCGGTCTTCGCTTTGTCGCAGCAGCCTCCGACGGTGATGGGAGGCGCGGACGAAAGCACGCCCGACGCACCCGATTCTGACGACGGTGTTTTCGACGTAGTGACCGCGCGCGCCGAGCACTTTGTTCCCGGCGAGCCGCGCGTGCTATCGAAGAAGGAAGAGTGGCTGCGCGAGAAAACTCTGCGCCCCGACTTTCACACCAGCGACGCTGATCTGACCAGGCACGCGGTGGTGGCGAACCGCCATTCGGCCCGCAAAGGGCGCGGCGCCGCCGCCGAGGCGCCCGAAGGCCGACCCGGCGACCGCGTCGAACCGGTGACCACGCTTTACAACGTGTGGACGCACGAAGCGCTGCCGATCCTCCCCGGTGATTCCACCGAAAGTCGGTTTCACAATTTCTTGCGCGACCATTACACCAACCAGGCCACCCACATGGACGAACGCCTGCTGAACGTGCTGGCGCGCGTGGCGGGAAAGTTCTCCGCCAAGCGCATCGAGGTGGTCTCCGGTTACCGCTCGCCTAAGTACAACCTGATGCTGCGCAAGAAAGGCCACCAGGTGGCGCGCCACAGCCAGCACATGGAAGGCAACGCTGTCGACTTTCGCATCCGCGGTGTGGCCACGAAGAACGTTCTGCACTATGTGCGCTCGCTGCACGCCGGCGGCGTCGGCTTTTACCCGCACTCTCAATTCGTCCATACCGACACTGGCCGGATCCGCTACTGGCACGGGTCGTAA
- the larE gene encoding ATP-dependent sacrificial sulfur transferase LarE: MTAMPNAPGTSTPLAAATLEDKHLRLQAIIGGYQSALVCFSGGVDSTLLLRVAHDVLGDRCVALTTVSVTMAQSERAAAAELATLIGARLELVESNEMERPGFAANPTDRCYHCKAELLEIAQPKAETMRLAEVLLGTNLDDLGDHRPGLTAADERGARHPLVEAGLTKADVRQLSRDLGLPTWDKPQLACLSSRFPYGTEITADRLRQVDGFEDGLRALGFRQLRVRYHGDVARLEIDQPDMPRVLDPGVRQAIVALGRRQGFTFVALDLAGFTSGSLNQLMALGRKAPA, encoded by the coding sequence ATGACCGCCATGCCGAACGCGCCCGGCACCTCTACACCGCTTGCCGCCGCCACCCTGGAAGACAAACACCTTCGGCTGCAGGCCATCATCGGCGGCTATCAATCGGCGCTGGTCTGTTTTTCGGGGGGCGTCGATTCGACGCTGCTCTTGCGGGTGGCGCACGACGTTCTTGGCGATCGTTGCGTCGCCCTGACCACGGTGTCCGTGACCATGGCGCAAAGCGAACGCGCGGCGGCGGCGGAGCTGGCGACGCTGATCGGCGCGCGGCTGGAGCTGGTCGAATCCAATGAAATGGAACGGCCGGGCTTCGCCGCCAACCCGACCGACCGTTGCTATCACTGCAAGGCCGAACTTCTGGAGATCGCTCAGCCGAAAGCCGAGACGATGCGCCTGGCCGAGGTGCTGCTGGGCACGAATCTCGACGATCTCGGCGATCACCGCCCCGGGTTGACCGCCGCCGATGAACGGGGCGCCCGCCACCCGCTGGTCGAAGCCGGGTTGACCAAGGCAGACGTGCGGCAGCTGTCGCGTGACCTGGGCCTGCCCACCTGGGACAAGCCGCAGCTCGCTTGTCTGTCGTCGCGTTTTCCTTACGGCACGGAGATCACCGCCGACCGCCTGCGCCAGGTGGACGGCTTCGAAGATGGGTTGCGCGCACTGGGCTTCCGGCAATTGCGGGTGCGGTACCACGGCGACGTGGCGCGTCTGGAGATCGACCAGCCTGACATGCCGCGTGTCCTTGACCCAGGTGTGCGACAAGCGATCGTCGCGCTGGGCCGCCGGCAAGGGTTCACCTTCGTGGCCTTGGACCTGGCGGGGTTCACCTCTGGTTCTTTGAATCAGTTGATGGCGCTCGGGCGCAAAGCGCCGGCGTGA
- the thiI gene encoding tRNA uracil 4-sulfurtransferase ThiI, producing MSRALLCRYGEIFLKSGNRKRFEGILLHNVRAALAGVPSVRVEAPHGRVVVFVDDAVVDEAAARVRRVFGLVSLSLATVVPADIEAISRAAVAEAQHASARARPASFKVESRRSDKRFPLPSPEVSRLVGAQIVAATGLAVDVHHPVLTIGVEIGTDRAFVYADAVDGPGGLPVGSAGRGLLLLSGGIDSPVAGWLAAKRGLLLDAVYFHSPPYVGEKSKDKVLTLARTLARWQAVRTLTVVGFTDLQKRLRDAGPAELAVVLYRRAMMRIADAVGDTLGSEALVTGENLGQVASQTVQNLAVIDAAARRVVLRPLVTFDKVETTALARRIDTFETSILPFDDCCSLFVPLHPATRARLQDVERAEAKLDMAAEVAAVTAAAERISVAAPSVTYTG from the coding sequence ATGAGTCGGGCCCTCCTTTGCCGCTACGGCGAGATCTTCCTCAAAAGCGGCAACCGCAAGCGATTCGAAGGCATCTTGCTGCACAACGTCCGCGCCGCGCTGGCCGGCGTGCCGTCGGTGCGAGTGGAGGCGCCGCACGGGCGCGTGGTGGTGTTCGTCGACGACGCGGTGGTCGACGAAGCGGCGGCGCGGGTGCGGCGGGTGTTCGGGCTGGTGTCGCTGTCGTTGGCCACGGTGGTTCCGGCGGACATCGAAGCGATCAGCCGGGCCGCTGTCGCTGAAGCGCAACATGCATCGGCGCGCGCCCGACCGGCCAGCTTCAAGGTCGAAAGCCGTCGCTCAGACAAACGGTTTCCGCTGCCCTCCCCCGAGGTCTCGCGCCTGGTGGGCGCCCAGATCGTCGCCGCCACCGGCCTGGCTGTCGATGTCCACCACCCGGTGCTGACCATCGGCGTGGAGATCGGCACCGACCGCGCGTTCGTCTACGCCGATGCCGTCGACGGGCCGGGCGGGTTGCCGGTCGGCAGCGCGGGGCGCGGCCTGCTGTTGCTGTCGGGTGGGATCGATTCGCCGGTGGCCGGTTGGCTGGCCGCCAAGCGCGGGCTGCTGCTGGATGCCGTGTATTTTCATTCGCCGCCGTACGTGGGCGAGAAATCCAAGGACAAGGTGCTGACCCTGGCCCGCACGCTGGCGCGCTGGCAAGCGGTGCGGACGCTGACGGTGGTCGGCTTCACCGACTTGCAGAAGCGGCTGCGCGACGCCGGCCCCGCCGAGCTGGCGGTGGTGCTTTATCGCCGCGCGATGATGCGCATCGCGGACGCCGTCGGTGACACTCTCGGCTCCGAGGCGCTGGTCACCGGCGAGAACCTGGGCCAGGTGGCCAGCCAGACGGTGCAAAACCTGGCGGTGATCGACGCCGCTGCCCGCCGGGTGGTGCTGCGCCCGTTGGTCACGTTCGACAAGGTCGAGACCACCGCCCTGGCCCGCCGCATCGACACCTTCGAGACGTCGATCCTTCCCTTCGACGATTGCTGTTCGCTGTTCGTGCCGTTGCACCCAGCCACGCGCGCCCGCCTGCAAGACGTCGAACGCGCCGAGGCCAAGCTGGACATGGCCGCCGAAGTGGCCGCGGTCACCGCCGCCGCCGAGCGGATTTCTGTCGCCGCGCCCAGCGTGACTTATACTGGATGA
- a CDS encoding cysteine desulfurase family protein, producing the protein MIYLDNAASTAPTAEVMDAQAAAAREHFGNPSSAHGLGAAAARAIEEARSQVAQALGADSACEIVFTSGGTEADALGVLGAAGRTRGRHLVVSAIEHPAVLRTAEALVAQGFALTTVAPASNGAVDVEAIAAALRPDTAVVALMLANNELGTLQPVRAVAAALARAAAAGGPGARRPHLHVDAVQAFGFVSFRAPSLGADTIAISGHKIHGPKGAGALWVRPGVTLRPLWDGGRQERGLRSGTENLPGWVGLGRAAARAAAFRDGDGPAAIAALRDGLEEKISAAIAGARPTVSGAARAPHISSMIVGEFPAEAVLHALEARGVYASAGSACASRTRGPSHVLRAVGVGERTAVLRFSLSRDTTAAEIDDAVAALRAAIAEVAPTVTARRRR; encoded by the coding sequence ATGATTTACCTGGACAACGCTGCCTCGACCGCCCCCACCGCTGAGGTAATGGACGCGCAGGCCGCCGCTGCCCGGGAGCATTTCGGCAATCCGTCGTCGGCGCACGGGCTGGGCGCGGCGGCGGCGCGGGCCATCGAGGAAGCCCGAAGCCAGGTGGCGCAGGCGCTGGGCGCCGACAGCGCCTGCGAGATCGTCTTCACCAGCGGCGGCACCGAGGCGGACGCGCTCGGTGTTCTGGGCGCCGCTGGTCGGACGCGCGGGCGGCATCTGGTGGTCAGCGCCATCGAACACCCGGCGGTGCTGCGCACGGCAGAGGCGCTGGTGGCGCAGGGCTTCGCGCTGACCACTGTCGCACCGGCGTCGAACGGGGCCGTCGACGTCGAAGCGATCGCGGCGGCGCTGCGCCCCGACACCGCGGTGGTGGCGCTGATGCTGGCCAACAACGAGCTCGGCACGTTGCAACCGGTGCGCGCGGTGGCGGCGGCGCTGGCCCGCGCCGCTGCGGCCGGCGGTCCGGGCGCACGCCGCCCACACCTGCACGTCGACGCGGTTCAGGCCTTCGGCTTCGTCTCATTTCGCGCGCCCAGCCTGGGCGCCGACACCATCGCCATCTCGGGCCACAAGATTCATGGACCGAAAGGTGCCGGTGCATTGTGGGTCCGCCCCGGCGTCACCCTGCGGCCGCTGTGGGACGGCGGCCGCCAAGAACGCGGCCTGCGCTCGGGGACCGAGAACCTGCCCGGGTGGGTGGGCCTCGGTCGCGCGGCGGCGCGCGCGGCGGCGTTTCGCGACGGCGACGGGCCGGCGGCGATCGCGGCGCTGCGGGATGGCCTGGAAGAAAAAATCAGCGCGGCGATCGCCGGCGCCCGCCCGACCGTCAGCGGCGCCGCCCGCGCCCCGCACATCAGTTCAATGATCGTCGGCGAATTCCCCGCCGAGGCGGTGCTGCACGCGCTGGAAGCGCGCGGCGTGTATGCGTCCGCCGGCTCGGCCTGCGCGTCGCGCACGCGCGGCCCCAGCCACGTCCTGCGCGCGGTCGGCGTCGGCGAACGAACCGCGGTCCTACGATTCTCGCTTTCACGCGACACCACCGCCGCCGAGATCGACGACGCGGTGGCGGCGCTGCGAGCCGCCATCGCCGAGGTGGCACCGACGGTGACGGCGAGACGGCGTCGGTAG
- the hrcA gene encoding heat-inducible transcriptional repressor HrcA → MDIGGRAKKILHAVVSEYLATGEAVGSQTVTRRYGLEVSAATVRNVMGDLEEIGLLRHAHTSGGRIPTDRGLRYYVDTLLRVRSLSSGEKEEIRERFTSGAPDVPDMMQRTSRLLRELSHLTVVVQAPRPDTDTIDHVEFVRLRDEQLLAVIASSSGQIQNKLVPVDGPVSAADLERINNYLNTLVAGLTLDQVRARLTAEIESDRAAHDQLMARALQLATAAVPVEAPSAVFVDGQSNLLSGNTDLERAKVLLRTLEEKDLLVRLLDRTLSAPGICVFIGAEANLADLTDISVVAAPYGGEGRALGTIGVIGPSRMNYSRVIPLVDFTAEMISDALTKT, encoded by the coding sequence GTGGACATAGGCGGCCGTGCCAAGAAGATCCTGCACGCGGTCGTGTCGGAGTACCTGGCTACCGGGGAAGCGGTGGGCTCCCAAACCGTCACCCGGCGGTATGGTCTGGAGGTGTCCGCCGCCACCGTGCGCAACGTGATGGGCGATCTGGAAGAGATCGGCCTGCTTCGCCACGCCCACACGTCTGGCGGTCGCATCCCCACCGACCGCGGGTTGCGCTATTACGTCGACACCTTGTTGCGCGTGCGCAGCCTCAGCAGCGGTGAAAAAGAGGAGATCCGCGAACGCTTCACCAGCGGCGCGCCCGACGTCCCGGACATGATGCAACGGACGTCGCGCCTTTTGCGCGAGCTTTCCCACCTGACCGTGGTCGTGCAGGCCCCGCGCCCCGATACCGACACCATCGACCACGTCGAGTTCGTGCGTCTGCGCGACGAACAGCTGCTGGCGGTGATCGCCTCGTCCAGCGGCCAGATTCAAAACAAGCTGGTTCCGGTGGACGGGCCGGTCAGCGCCGCCGACCTCGAGCGCATCAATAACTACCTCAACACGCTGGTGGCTGGCCTGACGCTGGATCAAGTGCGCGCCCGCCTGACCGCCGAGATCGAGAGCGATCGCGCTGCCCACGATCAGTTGATGGCCCGCGCCCTGCAACTGGCCACGGCCGCCGTCCCGGTGGAAGCGCCGTCGGCGGTGTTCGTCGACGGACAGTCGAATCTGTTGTCCGGCAACACCGACCTTGAACGGGCCAAGGTGCTGCTGCGAACACTGGAAGAAAAAGATCTGCTGGTGCGCCTGCTGGATCGGACGCTGAGTGCGCCCGGCATCTGCGTCTTCATCGGCGCCGAGGCCAACCTGGCAGATTTGACGGATATCTCGGTGGTGGCCGCGCCGTATGGCGGCGAAGGCCGCGCTCTCGGCACCATCGGCGTCATCGGCCCATCGCGGATGAACTACTCGCGGGTGATTCCGCTGGTGGATTTCACCGCCGAGATGATATCCGACGCTCTCACCAAGACCTGA
- a CDS encoding nucleotide exchange factor GrpE, with the protein MTDNTSSTGGANGADDKTEDGVDNGAPAANTPEEKIAALTAERDEMKDRMLRVAAEFENWKKRARKDQTDGEARVREGVLKDLLDVADNLDRAVTAQGSGDGKVDAAALFKGVNLVLRLFQQKLERYDVKPFEAKGQPFDPKVHEAISKVASADVPAGSVASEFQKGYRIGERLLRPAMVAVSTGPAGGAAEEKGQA; encoded by the coding sequence ATGACTGACAACACTTCCTCTACTGGCGGCGCGAACGGCGCTGACGACAAAACCGAAGACGGCGTCGACAACGGCGCCCCCGCTGCCAACACGCCCGAAGAAAAGATCGCCGCGCTGACTGCCGAGCGCGACGAGATGAAAGACCGCATGCTGCGCGTCGCGGCCGAGTTCGAGAACTGGAAAAAACGGGCGCGCAAAGATCAAACCGACGGCGAGGCGCGGGTGCGCGAAGGGGTCCTGAAAGATCTGCTGGACGTCGCCGACAACCTGGATCGCGCGGTGACTGCCCAGGGCAGCGGCGATGGAAAGGTCGACGCCGCGGCGTTGTTCAAGGGCGTCAACCTGGTGCTGCGTCTTTTCCAGCAGAAGCTGGAACGTTATGACGTCAAGCCGTTCGAGGCCAAAGGCCAGCCGTTCGATCCGAAGGTGCACGAAGCCATCTCCAAGGTGGCGTCGGCGGACGTCCCGGCCGGTTCGGTGGCCAGCGAGTTCCAGAAGGGTTATCGCATCGGCGAACGTCTACTGCGCCCGGCGATGGTGGCGGTGTCCACCGGCCCGGCAGGCGGCGCTGCGGAGGAGAAGGGTCAGGCTTGA
- a CDS encoding Hsp70 family protein, which yields MSRVLGRVLGIDLGTTQSRVAVVDADGPVVIPNAEGKRSTPAVVAFRGQSADEIWVGASAEQQVRTNPRSTIRAVKRLLGRKIDDPEVKRHRQDVAYEIIAAKNGDACVRVRGRRYTPAEIVAMILRDLKASAERALGEPATHAVISVPSYFDEVQRQATRQAAALAGLDLLRLVNDPSAVALAYGRDGQRGPRDEDRVAVYDFGGGTFDLALLTLRGAEVETRAVWGDGFLGGEDFDQRIATHLADLFHGKHGLDLRQDETVMQQLKRLAVTAKHALSDADATDVNLPVAVGGRPSPTPPPPPVAAGASKRPPRRRQGTPHALSVTLTRAELESLTKDLVDRTLFPCEAALQDVGWRAEEVDAVIVSGAQGRMPRVRGMLAEVFGKRPIVLDDDAAAVGAAIIGERLRASGPESGVIERVAVALGVETAGGVFTRLLPKNTPLPASRAQLFSTVADDQTQILIHVVQGEREMAADNKSLGRYRIGPLPRAPRGTPQIAVQVSMDESGLVQVAASDVQTGQRQDISVAEPMGTGG from the coding sequence TTGAGTCGCGTCTTGGGGCGGGTGCTGGGGATTGATCTGGGGACCACTCAGTCACGCGTGGCGGTCGTCGACGCCGACGGCCCGGTGGTGATTCCGAACGCCGAGGGCAAGCGGTCCACGCCGGCTGTGGTGGCCTTCCGGGGCCAATCCGCCGACGAGATCTGGGTGGGCGCCAGCGCCGAGCAGCAGGTGCGGACCAACCCGCGCAGCACCATCCGGGCGGTCAAGCGCCTCCTCGGCCGCAAGATCGACGACCCCGAAGTGAAGCGCCACCGGCAGGACGTCGCCTACGAAATCATTGCCGCGAAGAACGGCGATGCGTGCGTGCGCGTGCGCGGACGGCGCTACACACCGGCGGAGATCGTGGCGATGATCTTGCGCGACCTCAAGGCCAGCGCTGAACGCGCTCTGGGCGAGCCGGCGACGCACGCGGTGATCAGCGTGCCGTCGTACTTTGATGAGGTGCAACGCCAGGCCACGCGCCAGGCGGCGGCGCTGGCCGGGCTGGATCTGCTGCGGCTGGTGAACGATCCCAGCGCGGTGGCGTTGGCCTATGGGCGCGACGGCCAGCGCGGGCCGCGCGACGAGGATCGGGTGGCGGTCTACGATTTCGGCGGCGGCACCTTCGACCTGGCGCTGCTGACGCTGCGCGGGGCCGAAGTGGAGACGCGCGCCGTTTGGGGCGACGGCTTTCTGGGCGGCGAGGATTTTGATCAGCGCATCGCCACCCATCTGGCCGATCTCTTTCACGGCAAGCACGGCCTGGATCTGCGTCAGGATGAGACGGTCATGCAGCAGTTAAAACGTCTGGCCGTGACGGCGAAGCACGCGTTGTCGGATGCCGACGCCACCGACGTGAATTTGCCGGTGGCGGTGGGCGGGCGCCCATCGCCGACCCCGCCGCCTCCGCCCGTGGCGGCGGGCGCCAGCAAGCGGCCACCGCGGCGCCGGCAAGGCACGCCGCACGCGCTGTCCGTCACCCTGACCCGGGCTGAGCTGGAATCCCTGACCAAGGATCTCGTCGACCGCACGCTGTTCCCTTGCGAAGCGGCGTTGCAAGACGTCGGGTGGAGGGCCGAAGAGGTGGACGCGGTGATTGTCTCGGGTGCGCAAGGGCGCATGCCGCGCGTGCGGGGAATGCTGGCCGAGGTGTTCGGCAAGCGGCCCATCGTCCTTGACGACGACGCGGCGGCGGTGGGCGCGGCGATCATCGGCGAGCGTCTGCGGGCGTCGGGCCCGGAGTCCGGCGTGATCGAGCGGGTGGCGGTGGCCCTGGGCGTGGAGACAGCCGGCGGCGTGTTCACCCGTTTGTTGCCCAAGAACACGCCGTTGCCGGCGTCGCGGGCCCAGCTTTTCTCGACGGTGGCGGACGACCAAACCCAAATTTTGATTCACGTCGTGCAAGGCGAGCGCGAGATGGCCGCCGACAACAAGAGCCTCGGTCGTTACCGCATCGGCCCGTTGCCGCGGGCACCGCGCGGGACGCCGCAGATCGCGGTGCAGGTGTCGATGGACGAAAGCGGCCTGGTGCAGGTGGCGGCCAGCGATGTGCAGACCGGCCAGCGCCAGGACATCTCGGTGGCCGAGCCGATGGGAACGGGAGGGTAG
- the dnaJ gene encoding molecular chaperone DnaJ has protein sequence MCRPASARTSRWPSRWEREGSFLTRDYYEILGVDRQSSDGEIKAAYRKLALKFHPDRNPGDRQAEEQFKELSVAYAVLSDGDQRARYDRFGPVDGQAPFGMAADIASATEFFDAIFGDLFGLGRKRTAAGRDLRYTLELDFEEAALGCEKTINFERAEDCGDCRGSGAAGGAAGLIRCERCNGEGVIRKKAGFLASRRECLACGGTGEVPRVRCKTCEGAGLVDRQRQYRIRIPPGSTGGTTQRVSKEGSPGRRGGPSGDLHIITRVRPHPIYSREGDVLAIEVPVSLVEAALGAEVDVPVLDGAVRMRIPAGTQSGSVFRLRGKGFPLAAGTPRGDAHVRVVVETPVMLPAEAARLLEAVGSLLADETLPRRRAFQQASARAVAATVDAGEKDPRRGRSETG, from the coding sequence ATGTGCAGACCGGCCAGCGCCAGGACATCTCGGTGGCCGAGCCGATGGGAACGGGAGGGTAGTTTCCTGACCCGCGATTATTACGAGATCCTGGGCGTCGATCGCCAGTCGTCGGACGGGGAGATCAAGGCCGCGTATCGCAAGCTGGCCTTGAAGTTCCACCCCGATCGCAACCCGGGCGATCGCCAGGCCGAGGAGCAATTCAAGGAGCTGTCGGTGGCGTATGCCGTGCTGTCCGACGGCGATCAGCGCGCCCGTTACGATCGCTTCGGGCCGGTCGACGGCCAGGCGCCTTTCGGCATGGCGGCCGACATCGCCAGCGCGACAGAGTTCTTCGACGCCATCTTCGGCGATCTGTTTGGCCTCGGGCGCAAGCGCACCGCCGCCGGGCGCGACCTGCGCTACACGCTGGAGCTGGACTTTGAAGAGGCGGCGCTGGGCTGCGAGAAGACCATCAACTTCGAACGCGCCGAGGACTGCGGCGACTGTCGCGGCAGCGGCGCGGCCGGCGGGGCGGCGGGGCTGATTCGCTGCGAGCGCTGCAACGGCGAAGGAGTGATCCGCAAGAAGGCGGGCTTTCTGGCCAGCCGGCGCGAGTGCCTGGCCTGCGGCGGCACCGGCGAGGTCCCGCGTGTGCGTTGCAAAACGTGTGAAGGCGCCGGCCTGGTCGATCGCCAGCGGCAGTACCGGATTCGCATTCCGCCCGGATCGACCGGCGGCACCACCCAGCGCGTGTCGAAGGAAGGCTCGCCCGGGCGGCGCGGTGGTCCTTCGGGCGATCTGCACATCATCACGCGCGTGCGGCCGCACCCCATCTACAGCCGCGAGGGCGACGTGCTGGCCATCGAGGTGCCGGTGTCCTTGGTCGAAGCGGCGCTGGGCGCCGAGGTCGACGTGCCGGTGCTGGACGGCGCCGTGCGCATGCGCATCCCGGCCGGGACCCAGTCGGGTTCGGTGTTTCGACTGCGCGGCAAGGGGTTTCCGCTGGCGGCGGGCACGCCGCGCGGCGACGCCCACGTGCGCGTGGTGGTCGAGACGCCGGTGATGTTGCCAGCTGAGGCGGCGCGTCTGCTGGAGGCGGTCGGTTCGTTGCTGGCGGACGAGACGCTGCCGCGCCGTCGCGCCTTTCAACAGGCCAGCGCGCGGGCGGTCGCCGCCACGGTCGACGCTGGCGAAAAAGATCCGCGCCGCGGACGTTCGGAGACCGGGTGA